Proteins from a genomic interval of Luteibacter pinisoli:
- a CDS encoding glycine zipper 2TM domain-containing protein, which yields MNIKTILAIPVAALLASAVAMPAAAATLTRPDGIYVRCDQCGVVQSIETNITQGRDHGTAGAVIGAIAGGVLGNQVGRGNGRKVATVAGAVGGGFAGNAIGKGGGGESYTLRLKMGTGGYTNVTVADASSIRQGDIVVVDEKGNVQRVQ from the coding sequence ATGAACATCAAGACCATCCTCGCCATCCCCGTGGCCGCCCTGCTCGCCTCGGCGGTTGCGATGCCGGCCGCTGCCGCCACGCTGACGCGCCCTGATGGCATTTACGTGCGTTGCGACCAGTGTGGCGTGGTGCAGAGTATTGAAACGAATATTACCCAGGGCCGTGACCACGGCACGGCGGGCGCGGTGATTGGCGCGATCGCGGGTGGCGTGCTGGGCAACCAGGTGGGCCGCGGTAATGGCCGCAAGGTGGCGACGGTGGCGGGTGCCGTGGGCGGTGGTTTTGCGGGTAATGCGATTGGTAAGGGCGGCGGCGGTGAGAGCTATACGCTGCGCTTGAAGATGGGTACGGGTGGTTATACGAATGTGACGGTGGCGGATGCTTCGTCGATTCGTCAGGGCGATATTGTGGTCGTCGATGAGAAAGGTAATGTGCAGCGCGTGCAGTAA